A segment of the Candidatus Poribacteria bacterium genome:
TGAAGCTCTGGTAAACGGCGGCCGTAACTATAACGGTCCTAAGGTAGCGAAATTCATTGTCGGGTAAGTTCCGACCTGCACGAATGGCGTAACGACATGGGCACTGTCTCGGCGAGAGACTCGGCGAAATTGTAATACCGGTGAAGATGCCGGTTACCCATACCAAGACGGAAAGACCCCGTGAACCTTCACTATAGCTTGATATTGGGTTTTAATGTTGCATGTGTAGGATAGGTGGGAGACTATGAAACTGGTGCGCCAGCTTCAGTGGAGTCGCCCTTGAAATACCACTCTTGTTGCATTGGAATTCTAACTCCGGCACGTGAATCCGTGTCGAGGACAGTGTCAGGTGGGTAGTTTGACTGGGACGGTCGCCTCCCAAAATGTAACGGAGGCACCCTAAGGTTCCCTCAGTGCGATTGGAAACCGCGCGTAGAGTGTAAAGGCAGAAGGGAGCTTAACTGCGAGACGGACGCGTCGAGCAGATGCGAAAGCAGGGCTTAGTGATCTTACGGTGCTGTGTGGAAAGGCCGTAACTCATTGGATAAAAGGTACTCCGGGGATAACAGGCTAGTCGCCCCCAATAGCTCGTATAAACGGGGCGGTTCGGCACCTCGATGTCGGCTCGTCACATCCTGGGGCTGCAGCAGGTCCCAAGGGTTCGGCTGTCCGCCGATTAAAGTGGCACGCGAGCTGGGTTTAGAACGTCGTAAGACAGTTCGGTCCCTATCTGGTATGGGCGTAGGATATTTGAGAGATGCTGCTCCTAGTATGAGAAGACCGGGGTGGACGTACCTCTAGTGCACCAGTTGTCACGCCAGTGGCACCGCTGGGTAGCTATGTACGGAATGGAGAAACGCTGAATGCATCTAAGCGTGAAACCTCCCTCAAGATAAGATATCCCACAACGTTAAGTTGGTAAGGCTCCTTCGAGATAAGAAGGTTGATAGGCCAGATGTGTACGCCGTGTGAGCGGTTCAGCTAACTGGTACTAATAAGCCGAGGGCTTGATAACTTCCTTTCTTCTACCGACCCCTCATATTCTATACAATTGTCAAATATTCTTATACACCTTTCCGGTGGCTATAGCGAAGGGGACCCACCCGTACCCATCCCGAACACGGTAGTTAAGCCCTTCAGCGCTGATGATACTTCGGGGGCGACCCCGCGGGAAAGTAGGTCGTTGCCGGGAAACCTCTTGAAGGGCAGGTTATAAAACCTGCCCTTTTTCTTTTTTAAAGACTTCTTTGAATTCTCTTTAGCAGCGGACTTGAAGAGGAAATCCGTAAGTCCTAAGTAAACTTTTTCTCACGCAAATCGTTTCTATACGATAGGAAGGACGAAATTATGAAACGCAAAACGTATATTTTTACATACAATTGGAGCGCACACCAAATTGATGTAAGGTTTCAAACTTCCTCAACAAATGCGGAAGGTGTGTAAGTCCAAAGAAAAGGAAGTATATCATGAATAGCCATTTGAGAATTCTGACAGCAATCGCTTTTATGCTGATATTGATAGCCAGTATGACCGGATGTTCAAGTGATGAAGAAAATTCCATTACAACAAGTCCAGTCGCTGCTGGCGCAAGTGACGAAGAGTCGTCAGTCCGATACGGTCTTGCCGATACATACGATAATGTCCGAAACGGTGCCCGTCTGGTTATATCCTATGATGCGGCAACCGATGCCTTTACAGGCACTGTTACAAATACGACAGGTGCGATTTTACCACAAGTTCGCGTCGAGGTTCATTTATATGACGGTACGGTCACCGTTGATGAACTCGGTCCAACACCGAACGTTGACCTTAAGCCCGATGAATCGCACGCTGTCACACTTCCGGTCGGAAGCCAATCCTTTACCGAGTGGGTAGCACATCCGGAAGTCGGTCCCAGCAGTGGAGGCGGCGGTGAAGGTGCTGAAGGCGGCGGTGAACACGGCCAAGGTGGCGAAGGTGCTGAAGGCGGTGGTAATTAAGCCCGGGACTTCAGTCCTGATGCAACTTCGGAGAGGACTCTGTTAGCAGATTCCTTCAAGGGAGCAATACACCTATTGCTCCCTTTTTCGTCTATATATTTGCTAACCCCGAATGTGTTGTTTAAAAAATAACGTTTACAATTCCTATTTTTCACAGAGAGGTACATTCATGAATCCGATTTATGGTGTTCTTGCTGCAAGTGCCATCATATTGGTGGTCAGTATAAGTGGGTGCTCTAAAAAGGAAGAGCTGTCTGTTGGAGATGGCGGTGAAGAATCTAACGTTGAATTCGCATTGGATGAGCAATACGATAAGGTGCGTAAAGGGGCCCGACTCATTTTAAAGTACGACTCACAAAGCAATGCCTTCAAAGGCACCGTCGCAAACACCACAGACGAAAATTTGAAGCAAGTTCGGGTTGAAGTCCACTTATCAAACGGCGTGGAACTCGGTCCAACAACCCCAGGTGACCTTGCTCCCGGTGAAAAAAGAGAAATCCTACTCACTGCGACAAGCACGGATTTCGACGGATGGACTGCGCATCCTGAAGTGGGAGAGGGTGAGCACGGTCATGGAGAAGAAGGTGGTGAGCATGGCGGAGAGGGGGAAGGTGAACATGGTCATGAAGAAGAAGGTGGTGAGCATGACTAAGAGATTTTTGGTTTGCATCTGTTCACTTGTATTGATATGGCTGTTCGGATTCGCAACGTTTGCTTATGCCGAGAAACCTCCAGAAAATATCCTCAAAAACGGCGATTTTGACCTCAATCTTGAAGGATGGCACCACTGGACGCATGCCGATGCCGCTGCGCTTTTCCAAACCGAGGGTAAAAAGGCGGAACCGATCGCCGGAAAGAAGGTTGTCTATGTCAAAATTAGCAAAGCGGGCGCGCTATGGCACATCCAATTCTATCAACAACCTTTCACGCTGGAGAAAGGTACGACCTATACTTACAATTTGTGGGCGAAAAGCGAAAAGCCGAGAACTGTCGTAATGCGCATTCTTCATCAAGGGGATCCGTGGAATGAATATGCGAGGCAGACAATCAATCTGTCTGAAGCGTGGAAAGAATTCTTCATCACGTTCAAAATGACGGCAGATGATGCGAATTCGCGCGCTGGCATAATCATGGGCGAACAAAAAGTGGATGTCTGGCTTGATCATATCCGTCTCTACGAAGGCGAACATGTAAGCGACATCGAAGGTGCTAAACCACAAGCCGTTGACCCCTCAAATAAATTGACAACAACGTGGGCTGCACTTAAAGAGTTGTAGGATGGATCTCCCAATTCCGACTGCTAACCCTTAATGGATAGAGGTTCTGAAAACCCGTTGTCACTAAGAGTTTGTTGGGTAAATCGAATAGCAATGCAATTAAGCAAAGCGAACTTTTTGTTTTCTAATACGTCTAATCCGATAACAGAGCAATTCAATTGTTGCCTGCATCGGCAAGTCTGAATGCTTTCTTTAAAGGTAGTCAAACGCAAGAAATTAAGGCTACTGAGGAATTGAACTGCTTTGCTGTGTACATCAGTGTTAAGTGAAATCAGTGGACGGTTTGTTTCCACCGAACGAGTACATTGCACATCATGGGTTTACGATACCCAGGAGGTGAATAGATGAAATTCGGTCTATACTTTGCGCTCTTTTGCGCGGCGGTCCTTGTCTTTGCAGCCGTGTATACGGAGATAGCACACGCACAATCGATTGAAGACGGATTGGGAGGGCATTGGACTTTTGATAAGGGCGATACCGATGCCAAGGTAGCCAAAGATGCCCTCGGTGAAAACGATGGAGAGATTAAAGGTGCCCCCAAGATTGTAGAGGGCATTGTTGGCGATGCGCTCAGTTTCAACGGTAAAGAGGATTATGTCGTCATGGGGCCAGCCACCACGGGACAGGATCTTACCTACGCAATGTGGATTAAACCCGTAGCACTGCCCGCTGGTCCGAAGGTCATCATTTGGGACGATGATCCACAAGGCGGCGGCGATTCATGGCTGGAGCTTTTAGCAGATGGCACAATACAAACCCAGAGAGGGGGCGATGGGTTCGGTGTCTTCAAAACTAAGACGGCTGTCGAAGCCGGGGAATGGACGCACGTCACGTTTGTGGCTGCTGGCAAGGACGAGAAAAAGTTCCTCTACCTCAACGGTGAACTTGATGCCGAGGCGGATGGAAAGATAAACAGTCGCGACACGCGGAGCCATGTTGTTGTCGCGGTTGGACACGACCGCAACGCTTTTATCAAGCCCTTCTATTTCGAGGGCGAGATTGATGATGTTGCTGTCTACCATCGTGTCTTAGATGACAAAGAGGTTATGGAGAATTACCAAATCGCCTTTGACGTTGAACCGGCAGGGAAACTTGCGCTCACGTGGGGTGCCATCAAAGCGCATTAAATTCTTTGTAGAAGCGGTCGGGTGTATGGTATACTATATCTATATCCGACTGCTTTCTCAAATGGGAGAATTTTATAACCATGGCGAAGTTATACACTCAAATTCCTCAAAAGCTACAGCAATTTATCAAGGACCAAAAAATCTTCTTCGTCGCGACTGCAACAGCCGACGGCAGAATCAATCTGTCTCCCAAGGGTATGGATTCCTTACGCATCCTTGATGCAAACCGCGTCGCTTGGTTAAATGTAACGGGGAGTGGGAATGAGACCGCCGCGCACGTTCAAGAAAACCCACGCATGACGCTTATGTTTACCGCTTTTGAAGATAACCCTATGATCCTCCGCCTCTATGGT
Coding sequences within it:
- a CDS encoding FxLYD domain-containing protein; protein product: MNSHLRILTAIAFMLILIASMTGCSSDEENSITTSPVAAGASDEESSVRYGLADTYDNVRNGARLVISYDAATDAFTGTVTNTTGAILPQVRVEVHLYDGTVTVDELGPTPNVDLKPDESHAVTLPVGSQSFTEWVAHPEVGPSSGGGGEGAEGGGEHGQGGEGAEGGGN
- a CDS encoding FxLYD domain-containing protein, with product MNPIYGVLAASAIILVVSISGCSKKEELSVGDGGEESNVEFALDEQYDKVRKGARLILKYDSQSNAFKGTVANTTDENLKQVRVEVHLSNGVELGPTTPGDLAPGEKREILLTATSTDFDGWTAHPEVGEGEHGHGEEGGEHGGEGEGEHGHEEEGGEHD
- a CDS encoding carbohydrate binding domain-containing protein yields the protein MTKRFLVCICSLVLIWLFGFATFAYAEKPPENILKNGDFDLNLEGWHHWTHADAAALFQTEGKKAEPIAGKKVVYVKISKAGALWHIQFYQQPFTLEKGTTYTYNLWAKSEKPRTVVMRILHQGDPWNEYARQTINLSEAWKEFFITFKMTADDANSRAGIIMGEQKVDVWLDHIRLYEGEHVSDIEGAKPQAVDPSNKLTTTWAALKEL
- a CDS encoding LamG domain-containing protein; its protein translation is MKFGLYFALFCAAVLVFAAVYTEIAHAQSIEDGLGGHWTFDKGDTDAKVAKDALGENDGEIKGAPKIVEGIVGDALSFNGKEDYVVMGPATTGQDLTYAMWIKPVALPAGPKVIIWDDDPQGGGDSWLELLADGTIQTQRGGDGFGVFKTKTAVEAGEWTHVTFVAAGKDEKKFLYLNGELDAEADGKINSRDTRSHVVVAVGHDRNAFIKPFYFEGEIDDVAVYHRVLDDKEVMENYQIAFDVEPAGKLALTWGAIKAH
- a CDS encoding pyridoxamine 5'-phosphate oxidase family protein yields the protein MAKLYTQIPQKLQQFIKDQKIFFVATATADGRINLSPKGMDSLRILDANRVAWLNVTGSGNETAAHVQENPRMTLMFTAFEDNPMILRLYGTARAVHKDDAEWQLLFPLFRPLPGARQIFDLNVDLVQTSCGMAVPLYDYVGEREQLNAWAEKKGDEGVETYWKETNHTSLDGKPTRFA